GCGACAAATGCAGCGCGGCCAGCCAATGGTTTATTTCCAGGAGAAGTCAGCGAACCGGACGACTTCATCGTCGGTCGGTACAAAGGACAACTCTTTGCTCATCACGTAGTTCACGTTGTAGGTCCACAGCGGCACCCAATAGACTTCGTTCGCGATCTTGGCGTGGGCTTGGGAATACAGCGCCTGACGCTCGTCGCGGTCGGTGATCGAACCGGCCTTGGTCACCCAGTCGATGATTTCCGCATCCTGTGCATCGTCCAGATCGCCACCGGTAAAGAATTCACCCGTGATCGCCGAGACGTCTGCCAGCGAGTACGAGCCCCATGTCTGGAACGAAATTGCCACTTCCTTCTTGGTGCGCTTCTCACGCAGGGCGGCATATTTCAGGTAGTTGAAGTTGGTTTTGATACCGACCTCGTTCAGGAAACCCATGATCGCTTCGGCGTAGGGACGGTCGCGATAGGCGTAAAAGTCGATCTCGAACCCGTCGGGATAGCCCGCTTCGGCCAGCAAGGCCTTGGCTTTCTCGGGGTCGTAATCATAGGTCGCCACACTCAGGTCACAACCGAACTGGATCGGGGCGCAGCCCGCATTGATCACTTCGGACGAACCTTTGACCAAGGCATCGACAATCGCCTGACGGTCGATGGCGTGATAGATCGCCTGACGTACCTTTTTCTTGGTCATCGGACCCTCGGGATCGACAGCCGCTGCCGCGTCCATCGAGATATAGCCAACGCGGATCGCTTGTGCGTTCACCACATCAAAGCGGTCATCCATCTGGGCCAGTTTCTCGGCCTGATCGGCGGGCACATTCCACAGGAAATCCAGACCGCCATTGAACAGCTCGGCCATCTGGGTATTCATGTCGGGGATCGTCTTGACCTCGATCTTGCCAATCTGCGCTTCGCCTTTGGGGCTGTCATGGTAACCCTCATAGCGGCTCAGCTCATACAACTTGCCGGGCTCGACCTTGTCGACCTTGTAAGGGCCGGTACCGACGGGCGCGACGGCCATGCCTGTGGGGCCTGCTTCGGCATAATATTCATTGGGGTACATGACCACAACGCTGGCCAGGTATTCTTCGGCCGGCGGGAAGGGGGCGTTCAGGTTGATCCGGACGGTAAAATCGTCGATCTTTTCGGCGCTTTTCATCCAGCTGACGTTGGTCATCACCTTCACGGCGCTTTCGGGGTTTGTGACGTAGTTCACGGTATAGACAACATCGTCCGCGTTGAACGTCTCGCCGTTGTGAAAGGTCACGCCCTCGCGCAGTTTGAATTCGACCGTGACGTCGTCGATCCATTTCCACTCGGTTGCAAGGTTGCCCTTGAACTCGCCGGTGTTGGGATCGCGGTACAGCAGGCCGTCCCAAACAGCGCGGGTGACCAGAATGCCTTCGCGGGCAGAGTTGTAATAGTTGTCGACCGACTCAAGCTCTTTGAGAAAGGCCAGACGCAGGGTGTCGTCGGTCTTGTCGGCGAAAGCGGGTGCGGCAGCAACCAAGCTTAGGGCTGTGCCGGTCATCAGTGCTTTGAATGTCATGTTGTTCCTCGCGGTTGGTTTTGGCGTTCGTTGTATTTTTGTTTTTGTTTTTGTATACAACAATGGTGGATCGTAATTGGTCAAGCGATAAGTGAAATTAAATTTCCTGTCGCAAACGTCGGAATGGTGTTGCTGCATATTTAAGCATCCCTTTCTGTCGCCTCTCTTGTGGACCTTGCCAGTAAGCACATCCGTGCGGGCCGCTGGTATCGTGACGGCGATGCGTGCAGCGGCGATTCTTCTGACAGGCGCCTAGGATGCCGCTGATTTCAGGCTTGTCATCAGGCTGTGAAAACGCTCGCCCTGAATGGTGACATGGCTGCGCAAAGCATCGCCTGCCGCATCGGAATCTCCTGACATCAGCGCGGCAACGATATTCTCGTGTTCGGCCAGCGATTGCACCATCCGGCCACGATAGTGTAGTTGCTGCCGGCGGAAGGGGCGCAGGCGTTTTTGCAATTTCAGGCTTTCCTGTTCGAGAAAGCTGTTGCCTGATTCGCGGTAAATTGTGGCGTGAAACAGCTCGTTTTCGGCGTAATACAGGTCTGCATTCTGTGCGTCTGATGCCGCCTGACAGCGCGCATTGGCCGCGCGCAGTTCATCAAAGGCCGCGTCCGAGATGCGCCGCGCCGCCAGTCGGGCGCAGACCGCTTCAAGCTCGGCCATCACTTCGAACATTTCAAGCAACTCCAGCGGTCCGGGCTGGCGCACGAAGGCGCCCCGGCGCGGGATCAGCGTAACCAGACCCGAGCTTTCCAGCCGTTGCAACGCCTCGCGCAGAGGTGTGCGAGAAACCCCGAACTGTTCAGCCAACCGCACCTCGTCCAGCCTGTCGCCGTCGGCAAATGTGCCGTCGAAGATCATGTGTTCGAGAGAATTGGCGATATTGACGGCGCTGCGCTGTTCCATAGGTCAAAACGCTAGCCCGCGATTCTGAGGGACGCAATAACTATTACCTTGTATACAAAAATGTTGACCTAAAAAACACTCGCGGCCTATGATCAAGGCAACTGGCGGCGTTTGAACGCCAGAACGCGTGGCATTCCGGCCCGTGTTCCCACGCGATAAGGAGTTGTGTCATGACCATCCTCGCCGATCTGCTCTCAACGATGTTTGAACGCCGTTATCGCAGCATCGGACAGCGCCGCGCATCTTCGCGCCCGATCGAAAGCCTGATAGCGGACTTGCTGGGCAACCCCGGCGAGACCTCTGAAGTGGCGCTGGCACGCGACATATTGGGTCATTACGAAAACCTTGATGATACAGGCAAACTGGCTTTTCTGCGCCATCTTGCCCACGACATGAACATTGATCCTGAAACAGTCCGCACTGCGTTGGACACCTATGAACAAGCGCCGTCCAAGCTGAGCTATCGC
This DNA window, taken from Pseudosulfitobacter pseudonitzschiae, encodes the following:
- a CDS encoding ABC transporter substrate-binding protein, producing MTFKALMTGTALSLVAAAPAFADKTDDTLRLAFLKELESVDNYYNSAREGILVTRAVWDGLLYRDPNTGEFKGNLATEWKWIDDVTVEFKLREGVTFHNGETFNADDVVYTVNYVTNPESAVKVMTNVSWMKSAEKIDDFTVRINLNAPFPPAEEYLASVVVMYPNEYYAEAGPTGMAVAPVGTGPYKVDKVEPGKLYELSRYEGYHDSPKGEAQIGKIEVKTIPDMNTQMAELFNGGLDFLWNVPADQAEKLAQMDDRFDVVNAQAIRVGYISMDAAAAVDPEGPMTKKKVRQAIYHAIDRQAIVDALVKGSSEVINAGCAPIQFGCDLSVATYDYDPEKAKALLAEAGYPDGFEIDFYAYRDRPYAEAIMGFLNEVGIKTNFNYLKYAALREKRTKKEVAISFQTWGSYSLADVSAITGEFFTGGDLDDAQDAEIIDWVTKAGSITDRDERQALYSQAHAKIANEVYWVPLWTYNVNYVMSKELSFVPTDDEVVRFADFSWK
- a CDS encoding GntR family transcriptional regulator; protein product: MEQRSAVNIANSLEHMIFDGTFADGDRLDEVRLAEQFGVSRTPLREALQRLESSGLVTLIPRRGAFVRQPGPLELLEMFEVMAELEAVCARLAARRISDAAFDELRAANARCQAASDAQNADLYYAENELFHATIYRESGNSFLEQESLKLQKRLRPFRRQQLHYRGRMVQSLAEHENIVAALMSGDSDAAGDALRSHVTIQGERFHSLMTSLKSAAS